The region CCCACGGGGACGCTGTGCGCGACGCGTCCGTAATCGTGGCCCGGGACGCGAACGGCATGGTCGCCGTCCTGACCGCTCCCAGCAGTCGGGAGGGCTGAACCGTCCCCCAACGGGTAGCAGAACTGTGGACGGCGCCGGCCGGTATCGAGGGATGGAGTCGCATGCCAGGCATGATCGAACGTATCAAGCAGTTCGCACGGAGCCCTCAAGGGCGTCGTGCGGTCGAGCAGGCGCGGCGGGCCGCCGCCGATCCCCGCCGGCGGAGCCAGGCCAAGCGCCTGCTGAGTAGGTTCCGCGGCCGTCACTGACGACCACAACCGCCCTGTACCAAGGGCGACTTGGTTGGTCGGGTGGGCTGGGAGATGTGCTGCTGGGCGCCCTACGGGGCAGTGCGGCTCTGGCACTTGACACTGCCCCGCGTGCGAACGGGTGTGTACCCGGGCCGGAGCTACGGCCTCAGTGCGCCGTCGAACTGGATCCAGGCCGACCAGCTGCCGCCAGGGCTGGCCTGGGATCGATGCCACACCTGCCCCGCGCTGTTCACCCCGAACAGCTCGATCCGGCCGTTGGCGTTGGTCTCCGCCGCGACCTGTGTCAGTCCGCCGTCGAGCTGGACCCAGGCCGACCAGGAACCACCGATAGTGGTCTGTGAGCGGGTGTAGATCTGCCCCGCACTGTTGGACCCGAAGACCTGCAACCGGCCGTCCGCGTTACGAGCCGCCGCGATCGAGTCCAAAGCACCGTCGAACTGGACCCAGGCCGACCAGCTACCACCAGGCGTGACCTGCGAACGGTGCCACACCTGCCCCGCGCTGTTCACCCCGAACAGCTCGATGCGCCCATCGGCGTTCGTCTCCGCCGCGACCTGTGACAGCCCGCCGTCGAGCTGGACCCAGGCCGACCAGGAACCACCGATGGTCGTCTGCGAGCGGGTGTAGATCTGCCCCGCACTGTTGGACCCGAAGATCTGCAGGCGGCCGTCGGCGTTGCGGGCCGCCGCGATCGATGTCAGCGCACCGTCGAACTGAACCCAGGCCGACCAGCTGCCACCAGGCGTGACCTGCGAACGGTGCCACACCTGCCCCGCGCCGTTCACGCCGAACAGCTCGACGC is a window of Streptomyces sp. B21-083 DNA encoding:
- a CDS encoding tectonin domain-containing protein, yielding MVSAVLIATPAIGLSGIASAAAPAKGVTPAVTVSAYGSSIASARDADGRLELFGTNSADNIYNRSQTTIGGDWSNWAQLDGGLRSVAAETNADGRVELFGVNGAGQVWHRSQVTPGGSWSAWVQFDGALTSIAAARNADGRLQIFGSNSAGQIYTRSQTTIGGSWSAWVQLDGGLSQVAAETNADGRIELFGVNSAGQVWHRSQVTPGGSWSAWVQFDGALDSIAAARNADGRLQVFGSNSAGQIYTRSQTTIGGSWSAWVQLDGGLTQVAAETNANGRIELFGVNSAGQVWHRSQASPGGSWSAWIQFDGALRP